The following is a genomic window from Anopheles aquasalis chromosome 3, idAnoAquaMG_Q_19, whole genome shotgun sequence.
tttggctggctggtggtgggattTCTGCCCAACCAGGACAATCTTTACGATCAACTGCTAGAGATGGAAAAATATCAGCTGCAGTGAGCTGCCGCTCGTAGCGCTGAATTCGGGTCCGGGGACCGCTCTGTAAATATTCCTGGTAGTGCAATAATGAAGGGAGAAAGCGCAGAAACATAATCACGCTTAATCTGTTAATTCTGCAAGACGGAGACGCTGCCAGCCGCTGGGACCGTAAGTGGCAGGTCGTGCGCAAGGGGCTGTGGTTCAATCATGCGAGGGATGAGCAACGTTTAGGTAACAATGAATTGAATTAGCATGTATAGTGAACGTTCTGCATGCACCGGAGAACGGTGTAGTGTGCACTCATGGTGAcatggaaacggaaaggaCTGATAATCATTTTGTAATCAAATGATCTAGTATTCCACAAAAGTACACGAACAATTAACACATCAAGGCTAGCATTAGTGGGTAGAAAAGGTGCAAGTAGCAGAGACGACGGTCTGAGATAAAGGAGGGATGAAGAGTGAGAGCGGAAGCAAGCGGCGCAGTCTCGTAGATAAAGTGACGAAATACTCTGAACTGTTATGATTATTAAGTAAATTAAATCCACACACGCGCAGGCATGAATATCCATACTATCATTTAGCGAAATACAGAAATGCAACGTAATATGCTCGGcgtggtttcttttctttattcttGCGAAACACGTTGTCTTGCTGTTGGCAATTTAAAACGGGCTACAGAACCCTACAAATGTGGTTGACGTTTGTAAGGTTTTAATTAACGGTCATTTTCAGTGTTTCAAGTTCAAAAATGACATTTACAGTGATGGTCGATGAAATAGAAGCAATTtagtttgagaaaaaaaagcaaaaaaaaaacacaaacaaacgaaatcaaaacaaaatcgcTCTTTTCGGCCACGAACGTGTTTTAAATCCGGAGCATCCGCGTCCGTGCAGTAAGTATCTTCCTTGGACTCGGGAAAGCAAATGCATGAACAGGTTTTCCTTTGCAGGATGGACGAAATAGCCACGGTGGGGTTCGAAATAATCGGCCTGGTGCGAGAAAAACCGGAGGGTATCACCAACGATGACCTGTCGGAGGGGCTGAAGACGGTACCGGTAGAACAACGGTTGCAGGCCATCAACAAACTGCTGGCGGATGGTGTGCTCGAGATCCTGAAGAAAGGCACGACGCTGATCTACCGGCTGAAAGACCCGGGCAAGAAATCGAACGTCCCGAAGGACATCGACGCGGAGGAGCGTGTTATCTACACGATTGTCGAGGAGGGAGGCAACAAGGGCATCTGGATACGGGATATACGCGTGAAGTCCAATCTCGTAATGACGCAGCTGACAAAAGTGCTAAAACAGCTGGAAAACAAGAAGCTGATAAAAGCGGTCAAATCCGTTAACGTAAGTCCGTTCGGTCCAGTCCCCTTTCGAGTCCCATCGTTCGCTAATCTCGCTCCTCTCTACACCCGATAGGCCAGCAAGAAGAAGGTCTACATGCTGTACAACCTGGAACCGGATCGTTCCATAACGGGAGGAGCGTGGTATCAGGATCAGGACTTTGAGGCGGAGTTCGTCGACGTACTGAACCAGCAGTGCCTACGGTTTCTCCGCATGAAACGGGATTCGGCGCGCACGAGCGGCGAAGGACCGCTGGCGGTACAGAAACTGTCCGTATGTTCCGTCGCCGATGTGCACCGGTTTATCTCCGATCTGGGCATCAGTAAGATAAGCTTGGACGAGGACGATCTGGAAACGATTCTCAAGACGGTGGTGTATGATGGGAAAGCGGAGCGAATCGCAAACATGGACGGCGGATTTCTGTACCGTGCAATCGAGTCCCCGCTGGAGCCACCGGGACTAGTGCAGATGCCGTGCGGTATTTGTCCAGTCATCAAAAACTGTTCTGATTGTGGTGAAATCACACCCAAACTGTGCACTTACATCAGTGAGTGGTTGGACTGAGTTGGACAAAATTGTACGACTGGAAGGCTTTAAAGCAGTAAAAATAGAAAGGTACAGATTAAACAGCATGAGGCAATCATTCAATACATGCGTCAACGTTTTGGTTTCTTCGTAAATAATATATAAAAGAGTGTGATAAGGATGATGATAGTACCCGAGTGCAGGGTGAGCTAGTGGAAAAGAATTTCACTTTTAGTTTGCTTTGCATCGGTTTGAAGTGCGGTTCTTGAATATTCGATACAGCAGGACTTGTAGTAGCAAAAGCATTGCCAAGATGTTGAAGGGATCCGGTTGGCAGGAATTGATTTTCTGCACGTGGTTACTGTTGGCTGTTATCTGTGACGCGCAGCTTTCTCCGGCAGATGGACATGCTGGATGTAAGGTTCTAGTGAATAGGAGTTTTATGTGAGAAAGTGAGCAATGTTTGCCGTGTACCATTTTATCTTTTGATTTGCTAGGGAGTGCTGAGCGACGCTTAACGCGCCGAGAAGTACAGATACCGACGAGTACAAAAAGTCCCGGGGCGACGAGATTTGTTCCGTTGACCCCACGGGCACACGTAGTGACAACAACATCTACAGTAAAACCGATTCCAGCTACCATTCCCACAATAGTAGAGGTCACAGAATCAACTACATATATCACAACCGTATCCAGGGCTGAAACGACGACTGATTCAACTAGTACTACCTTGTCAACTTCGGAGATTGCTACAACGGAACAGGTGCCAGAGATTATTTCGACAACAGTAGAGGTCACAGAATCACTTACGGATATAACAACCGTATCTGAAGCAGACATAACGACTCATCCAACAAGTACTACCATTTCTACAGCAGAGATTGCGACAACGGAACAGATCACAGAATCAACTACCGATGGAACAACCGTATTCGAAGCAGAAATAACGACTGATCCTATAACTAGTACTACCTTGCCAACACCGGTGATTTCTACAACCGCTAAGCCTCCAGCCATTAAAGCTAGCACAACTAAGCGTACAACATTCACGTCCCCCAGGATGCGTTCGACAACGCAACCGATTCCAACGACCATTGCAACAAGAGCAGAAGTCACAGAATCGACAGACAGCATCAGGCAGGAATCAGAGTGGGAAACAACGACTGCACCTAGTAGTGCATTCTCAAcaccaaatgcaaatgcaaatttcgttttcttttgctccgCAGCCGCCATATTCATATTCATAATAGTTCTAGTCTTTATCATCTATCAAATGTGTCGCATCCGAAGTGCAATTCGTCGGAAAACATCACGGCCACCAGTTGAGTTGATCAAAGTTTTGCATCTggaggaaataaataaatgaattgaGTTTAATATGTTCGCCCATGCTTCAAAGCATGCGTCATAGATTTGTTTAACCGGATTCACTctatcttctttcttttttaatacGATTGGTATATGTTATGCTGGATATGCTGTAGCTGGCAGTATAACCCTTTCGGCTCAATGCTGAACCACAACCGAGTCTTATCAGTTTCCTCgctttttgtcttttctcAGTCCAGCAGTTTCTCATGGCAAGAGGGATGGAGATTGATAAGCATGTTGAGCGCACTGGCTGAGCTAGTGAGCAAGAATTTATCTTTAGTTTGCTTGGCATCGTTGTGGAGTACGGTTCGTGAAGGCAACGCCAAAAGCATCGCCAAAATGTTGAGGAGTCCTGGGGGGCagaatttgattttcttgGTGTGGGGGCTGCTGATCGTGATTTGTGAGGCACAGCTTTCTTCCCGTGCCGGATGTGAGTATCTGTAGTGAGGAGAAgaattttttgtgaagaaaagaGCAACGTTTTACATGAGATCGTTTTCTCGGTTTGCTAGCGAGTCCCAGGCGACCCTTAACGCGTCAACTGACGCCACAATGTTCAATACCCTACTTTCCAAACGGTGAGGCCAAAATTCGCAACCGAGGGCGCATGATACGGTACGATTGTATGATTGGCTTCAAGCTAATAGGCAATCGCTATTCAAATTGCCAAAATGGACGCTGGGATACGACGGTGCCGGTTTGCGCGAGTAAGTGGTGTATTTTCCAGCGGAGCATCGGAAACTAATCAATAACGGATATTTTGGGATTTGTTCTAACGCAATAGAACCTGGCTGCCCAAAGCTACCGGACGTGGAATCGGGCTACATATTATACGAAGCAAATAAGGCCTCTGCTTGGCTGTCGTGCTTCGAACTTACGGAACTGGCTGGTGCAAAGAATACGTACTGCAACGGGACGCACTGGGATCGGCCAATCGGCATATGCCGGCGAACCGATGCGATGACGCCGACAACGTGTGATTTCGAAGCGGAATCATGGTGCGGCTGGACGAATGATGCTCTGCATGACTTCGACTGGAAGCGCAGCGATGGCACTCTCAATCCCCGTGCATTGCGTACCGGACCCAAGTATGATCACACAAAGATGCAACCGAAAGCAGGCCATTACATGATCGTTGATTCAAACGAACAGTTCACGAACGATACCGCCCGCCTGATATCGCCAATATACGAGCCGGAATATGGCCAGAACGCTTGCTTTCAGTTCTACTATCATATGTACGGTGAAACCGTGGGTACGTTGCGGGTGTTTGTTAAACCGATAAACAGTGATTTGTACGATCTTAAGCCACTGTTCGAACAGCGGGGCAACCAGAAAAATGTGTGGCACGAGGGTAACATCGATATTCCGAAGCAAGAAGAGCGGTTCCAGATTGTGTTCGAGGCATCGCTCGGTAATCGGTACAAGAGTGATATCGCGATCGACGATGTGAGTTTGCTGCAGGGTGAAATCTGCCGTGCGGGGCTAGACGATGGTTTGGACAATCCCGAAGAGCCACCGACGGATGTGGCAAAGATTCCGGTGAAGATAGAAACCTGTGAAAACCGCTGTGGTAGCAGCATATTGCATACCGTGTTTATAAACGACACGATCGCCCTTTGTGACTGCAATGAGGATTGCGTTACGAACGACACGTGCTGTCCTGATTACCGTGAACGATGTGTCTTTGAGGTGGTTCCGAATGAGGAAGTTAAGCCAGCCTCATCTACCGCAGCCACCGTACCATCGACCTCTACTACAGTGAAAGCGGATCCGGTGACTTTCACTACTCCTTCGATAAGTACTACCACCACGGCTTCTACAACTAGTACTACATCTTCTACTACGGTGACCTCAACGACCACAAAGCCATCAACAATCAGAACAAGTACAGCTTTGCGTACAACATCCACCTCCACCAGAATACCTTCtacaaggacgacgacgacaacaacgacgacaacgacgccaaggacgacgaccacgaaaaGTCCTGGAAGGACCGGATTCGTTCCGATGACCCCACGGACACGCGTTTTGACAACAACCTCTACGGCGAAACCGATTCCTCGGACCATTCCAACCACAGTAGCGATCACAGAAACCACTACCGACAGCACGACTGTATCGGAGGCTGAACCAACGATTTATTCCATTGTTAGGAACATTGATCTTTCTATCGCAGCGCAGAACATTCAGCCGGCCAAACGATTCCCGGTAGCTTTTCTTTGGTCTGGAGCGGCAGTATTACTATTCGTAGCGGTTCTAGCCTTCGTCATTTATCAAGTGCGCCGCTCCCGTACCGATGTACTCTCGCGGCTAAAAGAAAAGTCTCAGAAAAAGTTCGTCGAAGATATCCGATTTCTGGCGGGCGACGAAGACCTGGACTTCAATATTACCTCGGTGAGTGAAGGGGTGGAACCACAGGAGCAGCCTGACGGCAGAAAGGGC
Proteins encoded in this region:
- the LOC126574719 gene encoding probable DNA-directed RNA polymerase III subunit RPC6, with the translated sequence MDEIATVGFEIIGLVREKPEGITNDDLSEGLKTVPVEQRLQAINKLLADGVLEILKKGTTLIYRLKDPGKKSNVPKDIDAEERVIYTIVEEGGNKGIWIRDIRVKSNLVMTQLTKVLKQLENKKLIKAVKSVNASKKKVYMLYNLEPDRSITGGAWYQDQDFEAEFVDVLNQQCLRFLRMKRDSARTSGEGPLAVQKLSVCSVADVHRFISDLGISKISLDEDDLETILKTVVYDGKAERIANMDGGFLYRAIESPLEPPGLVQMPCGICPVIKNCSDCGEITPKLCTYISEWLD
- the LOC126579118 gene encoding integumentary mucin A.1-like yields the protein MLKGSGWQELIFCTWLLLAVICDAQLSPADGHAGWSAERRLTRREVQIPTSTKSPGATRFVPLTPRAHVVTTTSTVKPIPATIPTIVEVTESTTYITTVSRAETTTDSTSTTLSTSEIATTEQVPEIISTTVEVTESLTDITTVSEADITTHPTSTTISTAEIATTEQITESTTDGTTVFEAEITTDPITSTTLPTPVISTTAKPPAIKASTTKRTTFTSPRMRSTTQPIPTTIATRAEVTESTDSIRQESEWETTTAPSSAFSTPNANANFVFFCSAAAIFIFIIVLVFIIYQMCRIRSAIRRKTSRPPVELIKVLHLEEINK
- the LOC126574716 gene encoding uncharacterized protein LOC126574716, yielding MLRSPGGQNLIFLVWGLLIVICEAQLSSRAGSSPRRPLTRQLTPQCSIPYFPNGEAKIRNRGRMIRYDCMIGFKLIGNRYSNCQNGRWDTTVPVCAKPGCPKLPDVESGYILYEANKASAWLSCFELTELAGAKNTYCNGTHWDRPIGICRRTDAMTPTTCDFEAESWCGWTNDALHDFDWKRSDGTLNPRALRTGPKYDHTKMQPKAGHYMIVDSNEQFTNDTARLISPIYEPEYGQNACFQFYYHMYGETVGTLRVFVKPINSDLYDLKPLFEQRGNQKNVWHEGNIDIPKQEERFQIVFEASLGNRYKSDIAIDDVSLLQGEICRAGLDDGLDNPEEPPTDVAKIPVKIETCENRCGSSILHTVFINDTIALCDCNEDCVTNDTCCPDYRERCVFEVVPNEEVKPASSTAATVPSTSTTVKADPVTFTTPSISTTTTASTTSTTSSTTVTSTTTKPSTIRTSTALRTTSTSTRIPSTRTTTTTTTTTTPRTTTTKSPGRTGFVPMTPRTRVLTTTSTAKPIPRTIPTTVAITETTTDSTTVSEAEPTIYSIVRNIDLSIAAQNIQPAKRFPVAFLWSGAAVLLFVAVLAFVIYQVRRSRTDVLSRLKEKSQKKFVEDIRFLAGDEDLDFNITSVSEGVEPQEQPDGRKGTEGKSKVSAGRNPSTEEATDGDSSDDDGAGANGSKPRGKKSYDKYVKPYDEDMKATLL